In the genome of Armatimonadota bacterium, one region contains:
- a CDS encoding creatininase family protein yields the protein MTPRFLDAATATWEEARAYLARVPAAILPLGATEQHGPHLPQATDTILAEAICRRVAERTAGYLLPALPITYSWVWRTFPGSPWIGTATFARLIEDIVRSLERGGVRAMLILSGHGANQAPLKYVVRDLADSSRVAVLYGTCLGWGQAVQEAESPLWLGAYELHAEEVETSLMLAVRPDLVHLDRAVRDYPPIPPDYGKTVTSMGDLAQTGVFGDATRASREKGERWLQQIVDAVADAWTSFLRRHGIVPEEAPR from the coding sequence ATGACGCCGCGCTTCCTCGACGCCGCCACCGCCACCTGGGAGGAGGCCCGAGCCTACCTGGCGCGCGTGCCGGCGGCCATCCTCCCGCTGGGCGCCACCGAGCAGCACGGACCGCACCTGCCGCAGGCCACCGACACGATCCTGGCGGAGGCGATCTGCCGCCGCGTGGCCGAGCGCACAGCGGGGTACCTGCTGCCGGCTCTGCCCATCACCTACTCCTGGGTCTGGCGGACCTTCCCCGGCTCGCCCTGGATCGGCACCGCCACCTTCGCCCGGCTGATCGAGGATATCGTTCGGAGTCTGGAGCGCGGGGGGGTGCGGGCCATGCTCATCCTGAGCGGGCACGGCGCGAACCAGGCGCCGCTGAAGTACGTCGTGCGCGACCTGGCCGACAGCTCCCGCGTGGCCGTCCTCTACGGCACCTGCCTGGGGTGGGGGCAGGCGGTCCAGGAAGCGGAGAGCCCGCTCTGGCTGGGGGCGTACGAGCTACACGCCGAGGAGGTCGAGACCTCCTTGATGCTTGCGGTGCGCCCGGACCTGGTCCACCTGGATCGGGCGGTCCGCGACTACCCTCCGATTCCCCCCGACTATGGGAAGACGGTCACCAGCATGGGGGATCTGGCACAGACAGGGGTGTTCGGCGACGCCACCCGGGCCAGCCGGGAGAAGGGCGAGCGATGGCTCCAGCAGATCGTCGACGCCGTGGCCGACGCGTGGACCAGTTTCCTCCGGCGTCACGGCATCGTGCCCGAGGAGGCGCCCCGCTGA
- a CDS encoding SDR family oxidoreductase: protein MTGRLAGKVALITGTASGIGRSLALAFAAEGARVAGVDLRGDGAEATASAIAARGGVALGLAADVTDPEQVRRAVRRTEETLGPIDVLVNNAGVTDSEHRQVSDLPLAVWERILRVNVTGAFLCAQAVIPSMRARRRGNIINVTSLLGWWRMGQAGDAAYCASKAALEALTDVLAKELRPHRINVNSLCPFTKLDTGFFAHLPAEARTDLDPPEVLHEPAIFLAALAPGTLTGLSLSDLWWRTVPAYRADLETAHAVYARGETQPSTTPPSSSTQERP from the coding sequence ATGACGGGACGGCTGGCCGGGAAGGTCGCCCTCATCACCGGCACGGCCAGCGGGATCGGACGCTCCCTGGCACTGGCGTTCGCCGCCGAAGGGGCCCGGGTGGCCGGCGTGGACCTGCGCGGTGACGGCGCGGAGGCCACGGCCTCCGCGATTGCTGCGCGCGGCGGCGTCGCCCTGGGCCTGGCCGCCGACGTCACCGACCCCGAGCAGGTGCGCCGGGCCGTCCGGCGGACCGAGGAGACCCTGGGCCCCATCGACGTCCTGGTGAACAACGCGGGCGTCACGGACTCGGAGCACCGCCAGGTCAGCGACCTGCCCCTGGCGGTCTGGGAGCGGATCCTGCGGGTGAACGTCACCGGGGCCTTCCTGTGCGCCCAGGCCGTGATTCCCTCCATGCGCGCCCGGCGGCGGGGGAACATCATCAACGTCACTTCCCTGCTCGGCTGGTGGCGGATGGGCCAAGCGGGCGACGCCGCCTACTGCGCCTCCAAGGCCGCCCTGGAGGCGCTCACCGATGTGCTGGCCAAGGAACTCCGCCCGCACCGTATCAACGTGAACAGCCTCTGTCCGTTCACGAAGCTGGATACGGGCTTCTTCGCCCACCTGCCTGCGGAGGCGCGGACCGATCTCGACCCGCCGGAGGTCCTCCACGAGCCGGCCATCTTCCTGGCGGCCCTCGCCCCCGGGACGCTCACGGGGCTGTCGCTCTCGGACCTGTGGTGGCGGACGGTGCCGGCGTACCGCGCCGACCTGGAGACGGCCCATGCCGTCTACGCCCGGGGGGAGACGCAGCCGTCGACCACCCCGCCGTCCTCCTCCACACAGGAACGTCCATGA
- a CDS encoding carbohydrate ABC transporter permease → MRSDPAGAGRAAVLSLPRQAAADVAAQIQRQAARLGLYAFLVGYLIFILFPLLWLWLSSFKTRQDALAVPPRLLFSPTWDAWEKVFTAGILQPFGTSVLVATSNIVVALGLALPTAYALARLRGPGKERLAFWVLSTRMAPAFGVVVPVYTMMRLLGLLDTRLAVTLAHLAFNLPFAIWLLMRYFEHLPPELEEAALVDGATRWQVLRFAVIPPALPMVVAVAILIFVFSWNEFVLAFILTSTEAQTVPALVASLAGTMSFDWPLICAVSSGAMAPAFGLVFLVQRHITQGLTLGAVQ, encoded by the coding sequence ATGCGGTCTGATCCCGCCGGCGCCGGACGCGCCGCAGTGCTCTCCCTGCCCCGCCAGGCCGCGGCCGACGTCGCCGCACAGATTCAGCGCCAGGCGGCCCGCCTCGGCCTCTACGCCTTCCTGGTCGGCTACCTGATCTTCATCCTCTTCCCGCTCCTCTGGCTGTGGCTCTCGTCGTTCAAGACCCGGCAGGACGCGCTGGCCGTGCCGCCGCGCCTGCTCTTCTCCCCGACCTGGGACGCGTGGGAGAAGGTCTTCACCGCCGGGATCCTCCAGCCGTTCGGCACCAGCGTCCTCGTGGCGACCAGCAACATCGTCGTGGCCCTAGGGCTGGCGTTGCCGACGGCCTACGCGCTGGCGCGGCTGCGGGGGCCGGGCAAGGAGCGCCTGGCCTTCTGGGTCCTCTCCACCCGCATGGCTCCGGCCTTCGGGGTCGTCGTCCCCGTCTACACGATGATGCGCCTCCTGGGGTTGCTGGACACCCGGCTGGCCGTCACCCTGGCCCACCTGGCCTTCAACCTGCCCTTTGCCATCTGGCTGCTCATGCGGTACTTCGAACACCTGCCGCCGGAGCTGGAGGAGGCGGCTCTGGTCGACGGGGCGACCCGATGGCAGGTCCTGCGCTTCGCCGTCATCCCTCCGGCGCTCCCCATGGTCGTGGCGGTGGCGATCCTCATCTTCGTCTTCTCGTGGAACGAGTTCGTCCTGGCCTTCATCCTTACGTCGACCGAGGCCCAGACCGTGCCGGCGCTGGTGGCCTCGCTGGCGGGGACCATGTCCTTCGACTGGCCGCTGATCTGCGCGGTCTCGTCCGGCGCCATGGCCCCGGCGTTTGGGCTGGTCTTCCTCGTCCAGCGCCACATCACGCAGGGGCTGACGCTGGGGGCCGTCCAATGA
- a CDS encoding sugar ABC transporter permease has product MSVQPAALHRAPEREWLPLLAPGILALAAVTLFPGLYLLWMSTQGLQVQAPGGFVGLDNFRLLLRSPGFREALVTTLIFVTASTAISLGLGLALALALTEALRGRGLMRTLLTLPLIVPPVVAGFAWKFLFSSDVGVIGAFLLPRLGIGVAPLGTPRLAMAAVVVADIWSKTSFMFLILLAGLQAIPPFLYEAARIDGAGFWTTLRLITLPLLRGVLVVALILRVLDALNTFDVIFVMTQGGPGTATQTLTILGWKIGFTYFDLGQAAALAVFMMLLTVAGASALIQRTRDAV; this is encoded by the coding sequence ATGAGCGTACAGCCGGCCGCCCTCCACCGCGCCCCGGAGCGAGAGTGGCTCCCCCTGCTGGCCCCGGGCATCCTGGCCCTCGCGGCGGTCACGCTCTTCCCGGGGCTCTACCTGCTGTGGATGAGCACCCAGGGGCTCCAGGTGCAGGCCCCCGGAGGGTTCGTGGGGCTGGACAACTTCCGGCTGCTCCTGCGCTCGCCCGGCTTCCGGGAGGCGCTCGTGACGACGTTGATCTTCGTCACCGCCTCGACCGCGATCAGCCTTGGCTTGGGGCTGGCCCTGGCGCTGGCGCTCACCGAGGCGCTGCGGGGGCGCGGGCTGATGCGCACGCTCTTGACGCTGCCGCTGATCGTCCCGCCCGTGGTGGCCGGGTTCGCCTGGAAGTTCCTCTTCAGCAGCGACGTGGGCGTCATCGGGGCCTTCCTCCTCCCCCGCCTGGGGATCGGGGTGGCGCCCCTGGGCACGCCACGCCTGGCCATGGCGGCCGTGGTCGTGGCGGACATCTGGAGCAAGACCTCCTTCATGTTCCTCATTCTGCTGGCCGGGCTGCAGGCCATCCCCCCGTTCCTCTACGAGGCCGCCCGGATCGACGGGGCGGGCTTCTGGACAACGCTGCGCCTGATCACCCTCCCGCTGCTGCGCGGCGTGCTGGTGGTCGCGCTCATCCTGCGCGTGCTGGATGCCCTCAACACCTTCGACGTCATCTTCGTCATGACGCAGGGCGGTCCGGGCACCGCCACGCAGACGCTGACCATCCTGGGGTGGAAGATCGGCTTCACCTACTTCGACCTGGGCCAGGCGGCCGCGCTGGCGGTGTTCATGATGCTCCTCACGGTCGCGGGGGCCAGTGCCCTCATCCAGCGGACCCGCGATGCGGTCTGA
- a CDS encoding extracellular solute-binding protein encodes MSHDERVEEAHGGGKVTRRTFLKVGAGVAGALAGVSTAHRWPAIALQRTKTVRVIAFAQGFAWPELFGPKGTERTEALRALEREVGATIQIEWGDELAVRQKVLTDLMSRTGRYDVVLLGSDGAVQTYGYAGLLEDLERWMRRSPSKYVSLKDIYPKYLEANRVDGVLYGLPYYSFGPGLMYRRDIFRRYGLTPPRTTQQLEATLRTLKERFQQEKVDMFPLTMRGAPGEEPSLDLLGFVYAYAGYPAWFEGGPRTAAEIRRRKAKPIFTGDFKPGFTAFVTLLRNYGSPAASTHTWVDMLNLWDQGKAAVMLPSAINAYPARLGSKIPEVRTESRLAPSPIGPSGKMIQSFWTFSLGLSRFSRNKEEAWQTLAYLTGKKAMEEFSRRTKFPWVTMPSLMYSPTLVETWGREELKVWEDAILKSDPFYFPYFPELNEFMDKIGTAASRAIAGAKIDDVLADLQTFALERMFRAGYYR; translated from the coding sequence GTGTCGCATGACGAGAGGGTCGAGGAGGCACACGGAGGCGGGAAGGTCACCCGCCGCACATTCCTGAAGGTCGGCGCCGGCGTGGCCGGCGCCCTGGCCGGCGTGAGCACCGCCCACCGGTGGCCGGCCATCGCGCTGCAGCGTACGAAGACCGTCCGCGTGATTGCCTTCGCCCAGGGCTTCGCCTGGCCCGAGCTCTTCGGGCCGAAGGGGACCGAACGCACCGAGGCGCTCCGCGCCCTGGAGCGGGAGGTCGGCGCCACCATCCAGATCGAGTGGGGCGACGAGCTGGCCGTCCGCCAGAAGGTCCTGACGGACCTGATGTCGCGAACCGGTCGCTACGACGTCGTCCTGCTGGGCAGCGACGGTGCGGTGCAGACCTACGGGTATGCCGGGCTGCTGGAAGACCTGGAACGGTGGATGCGCCGCAGCCCGTCGAAGTACGTCAGCCTGAAGGACATCTACCCCAAGTACCTCGAGGCCAACCGCGTCGACGGCGTGCTCTACGGCCTCCCCTACTACTCGTTCGGCCCCGGCCTGATGTACCGTCGGGACATCTTCCGCCGCTACGGCCTGACGCCGCCCCGCACGACCCAGCAGCTCGAGGCCACGCTGCGCACGCTCAAGGAGCGCTTCCAGCAGGAGAAGGTGGACATGTTCCCGCTGACGATGCGCGGGGCCCCCGGGGAGGAACCCAGCCTCGACCTGCTCGGCTTCGTCTACGCCTACGCCGGCTACCCCGCCTGGTTCGAGGGCGGACCGCGCACGGCGGCCGAGATCCGCCGCCGGAAGGCCAAGCCGATCTTCACCGGCGACTTCAAGCCGGGCTTCACGGCCTTCGTCACCCTGCTGCGGAACTACGGCTCGCCGGCCGCCTCCACGCACACCTGGGTGGACATGCTCAACCTCTGGGACCAGGGCAAGGCCGCCGTCATGCTCCCCTCGGCCATCAACGCCTACCCGGCGCGCCTGGGCAGCAAGATCCCGGAGGTGCGGACGGAGAGCCGCCTGGCCCCCTCGCCCATCGGGCCGTCGGGGAAGATGATCCAGTCCTTCTGGACCTTCTCGCTGGGGCTCAGCCGCTTCTCGCGCAACAAGGAGGAGGCCTGGCAGACCCTGGCCTACCTGACCGGCAAGAAGGCGATGGAGGAGTTCTCCAGGCGGACCAAGTTCCCGTGGGTGACCATGCCGTCGCTGATGTACAGCCCGACCCTCGTAGAGACGTGGGGGCGAGAGGAGTTGAAGGTGTGGGAGGACGCCATCCTCAAGTCGGACCCCTTCTACTTCCCCTACTTCCCCGAGCTCAACGAGTTCATGGATAAGATCGGCACGGCGGCGTCGCGGGCCATCGCCGGGGCGAAGATCGACGACGTGCTGGCCGACCTCCAGACCTTCGCCCTCGAGCGCATGTTCCGGGCGGGGTACTACCGCTAG